The nucleotide window TAAAAACGCCAACTATTCCAATGAAATACCACCGATATTTTTTTAGTATCATATCGTATGCACTTCCATGATACCGCCATTTTCAATAATATATAGATTATCGCAAACTTCTTTTAAAAAGGCTTCATTATGGCTGGTCAGTAGTACTAGTTTACCTTGTGTTCGCCATTCAGCAATTAAATTTTTCAGCATGTTGATTCCGTCTGTATCTAGTGCGTTTGTCGGCTCATCTAAAATAATAATAGTGGGATTTTCCATGAACAATTGAGCGATTCCTAAGCGTTGGCGCATGCCTAATGAATAATCTTTCACTTTATTTTTATTATTGGGATTTAGTCCTACTTTGGCAATCGCTTCGTAAATCGTTTTATCAGTTATTTTATTTTGAATAGCGGCGAGTAATTTTAAATTTTCAAAGCCAGAGTAGTATTTGACGAATCCGGGATACTCGATGATAAAACCGGTATCTGATGCAAATTCAATTTTATCATGCATTTTTTTCCCATCAATAAATATTTCTCCTATTGTAGGCTTTAAAAACCCTAAAATCAGCTTAAATAAAACAGTTTTTCCTGATCCATTTACCCCTTGAAAACCATAAACGTTATTTCCACCCATCGTAATAGTAACATCACGGATGACTTCGCGTTTCTTTAATGTTTTAGATACTGCCTTTAATTTAATTTCTCTCATTTATTAGTACCTCTCTAAAAAGTATTTTTTATGCATAAGAATGTAAATTATAGAACTTACAATGATGATCATTGCTCCGTAAATGAACACTAGACTAAGAGGGATTTCACTCAGACGTTCATACATTGTGATGTTAATCCAAACAAATAAAGTGGGCTGAAAAACTGTTAGTAAGTACATTGAGATAACAACTAATAGTGTGATAATGGAGCTTAGGAAAAGTAATAATGTATAAATAATAATCATAGTTATCGATATGGCTAGTAATTGATAAAATAAAAAATGTAAATCTTTCAGTCCAGCTGTACTTCCAGAAAAAAGCAAATCTATTAATGTGCAAACAAAGTATAGAAATATATGATACAGCCAACCAAAGATAAGTACACTTAACAAATTAGCGAATATTAATATCTTATTAGAGGAAACTCGGCCTAGTAGCATTTTATCGTAGACTTGCTTTATCTCATGGATGACATCTATGCTAATTAAAAAAGGAGCAATACTAAAAAGAAACCAAGGAATTGGCAATTTTAGAAGAGGGTCATTTGGCACTTGCAAATGTGTACCTGCAAACATTTTTAAGTAGACATCTGAACCGTTACCATAAAAAGATAGTTGGACTATAAAATAAATTGCTAAAAATAAAGTAAAGATTAATATACTTCGCTTGGTTTCGGTGAATATAACTAAGCTATTTCTTTTAAGAATTGAAATCATCAGCGTTCCTCCGTAGTGGTAGATACTGTATCATATCGGTTACTCAAACATATTAGCAATACACCAATTATCCCTCCATACAATAATATGCCATTTATAAGAATGAAATCTGGAATTATCCCGAATCCATCTGTAATCCAGTACTCGTGAAGTAGGATAGGTTCAGCGAGGTAACCTTCTAAGATTACGCTAATCATGATTAAGATAAACGGTATATATACATTTCTAAAGAGTAGTGTAAGAAGTTCTTGAGAAAGAAGCAGACAGATTAAATTGACATACCAAACTAAAGAAAAGAATAAAACGCTATAGATACTGAATGGTTTTTGATATAATTCCCCCATAATAAATCCTACTACCGTGATAACTAGAATCATTACTAATGCTATAGCTGAAAACAGCATGAATTTAATTTTGTCATTTTAGCTGTAAAAAAAGATTTTCCAAAACCAGCTTCATTTTCTAATCTAGAAAGTATGTCATTAGAAGAATTCACTGAACACTTTCAAGAATGGTCGGTATGGCTTGAAAACGATAATATAAAATTCTTAAAAGTGTTTAATAAGACTTATTTTGAATGAAAAAAACATGCCATTCTAAACAGGAAGGAGCTGCTCAAAATCGACAACAAGAACACCAACCTCGATTATGACAAATTATTTTTGGAGAAAGATCAATTAAAAGGAACGATGTACTTAGAATTTAAGTACCATACTGCGAAAAAAGAGTTTTGGAATGAAGATTCGTACTACATTTATTTAGGTGATTTTGAAGTTTTTCTTGCAACTTTCGAAAAAAGTAAAGCCGATTTCTGCATGTTTGGTGAGAATGATTTTAGTTTTGATGAGTTAAACCGATTGATAGAAAATCTAAAGAAAATCGATTTTGAAAAAATTTCAAATAATTTTGTAAAAGATATTTGTAATGAGAAACCATCGCTGGAAAAGGAACGGTTCACACTTTCTTTGTTTCATCTGGTTCGCAAAATGGGAAAATGGTTAGAAAAAGCAATAGAATTAGGGGTTAGAGTGTTGGTACTAGGGGGTTAATAAGTATCTTGATGTATTTCTGTAAATATAAGTTTTGAGGTGGAAAATGAATATAGTTATAAGTGTATGTTGTTTGATACTAGGAGTAGCGAGTTTTTTGATATGTTTTCAAATTGCTGAGAAAATGAAAAATCGGAAAGCAACTAATATAACCCAATATCTTGGAATTATTTTGTTTGTTATTGGAAATGCTGCGTTCTGGGTGATTGGATGGGCGTAATCATTAAAGAAGAAGCGAAAACAAAGAGAGTCATCCTTGTAAATAGATCTATCGACATAAAGAAATGTTTCGCTTATTTATAAAAGATGATTTCGAGCCATATGCAAATAAAATATTTTTATTTAAAGAAAAGATGGAACTAAATTATCGGAAAGTTATAAATTTAGAACTCAAATAAAACAAGGGGGATAAATAAATGGCAAGTGTTTTATCGACAGGTTGTGTTTACAAAGATACCTCTTATATAGGTGTTATCAAACAGTATTTGGAATTGTTGAATGGCATTGCAAGTATAAAAATCGAAAATCTTGTTTGTTATAACATAGAAAATGATTTATCTAGAACTAGGACTTTGGAAGAAGTGGAAAAAGAGCAGTGTTTTTCAAATGTGACTCAAATTAATTGCAAACTGATAG belongs to Listeria ivanovii subsp. ivanovii and includes:
- a CDS encoding ATP-binding cassette domain-containing protein, whose translation is MREIKLKAVSKTLKKREVIRDVTITMGGNNVYGFQGVNGSGKTVLFKLILGFLKPTIGEIFIDGKKMHDKIEFASDTGFIIEYPGFVKYYSGFENLKLLAAIQNKITDKTIYEAIAKVGLNPNNKNKVKDYSLGMRQRLGIAQLFMENPTIIILDEPTNALDTDGINMLKNLIAEWRTQGKLVLLTSHNEAFLKEVCDNLYIIENGGIMEVHTI